ATAATGCCACACATGGTTGCCATAATGGTGACATAAACTGGGCCTAACATAGTTGCGCCAATTACGTTGATGACACTTGACATAGGAGCCATCCCTTCGACTCGAAAAAGTGGTGATAAAGCTACGTCTAGCGCAATCATAATTGCTAGAATTGTTAATTTTTCAGTTTGTTTTCCTTGGTTAGTCATCGTTTACTCCTTGGTAGTATAAAAAAGTCCTCTGCGCAGATTGTGCAAAGGACTTTTCAAGTTAGTCTATCCCTTGCGCTAGTATTATCTAGATCAGGTTTATGAGTATCATCTCAGCCAATATAACGGGCACCCCATAGACTTTTTTGTTTTATTTTAACTTTATTGTACTCTATAAAAAATAAAATGTTAATGGTTATAGTTCCATTTTATTGTAAGAAGTAACTTCCATTTTTTGGTTAGTCATTGTCATCATGGTAATCGAGGCATTGCGTGGGCTGACACTAATATCGAAATTACTGTAACGTGCTGCAATGCTACGAATAGTAAATCCATGAGTTACCAATAGAATATTTTCAGCACCATCCAGCTCACTAATTAATTTAAATCCCTTATCAAGTCGTGCCCAATATTCTGCAGCATTTTCGGCATCATGAAACGGATCGGCTTCTTTAAGCCAATCTTTGGCAGTGTCGATTGATTCGTTTTTTAACAAGTCATAATGATTCTGGTAACCATGAGGCCCACCAATCATTTGCCAAGCCATGTCACTATCCATTCCTTCAAAGTATCCATAAAATTGCTCACGAAAATATGGACTAGCTATATGCTGCAATTCATCATGATTTTGATTATGTTCAATAATAATGTCACAAGTGTCACTAGCCCGTTTTAAATCACTTGATAAAGCAATATCAAAAGGGACATCCCGTAGTGTTTCACCAGCTTGCTCAGCGCCAGTAATACCTTTTTGGGTTAACGGAGTATCGCACCAACCTTGCATTTTGTTGTAGCGATTAATATAAGTTTGTCCATGGCGTACGATATAGATTCTTTTCATGATTTGCTCCAATTATTTTTTCTGATAGATTTTGTTAACGTTTTTGACATCAATTGGCTGAATATCATATAGCGAACCTGATGGATACATGACAGATTTGCCTTGGTTGTGATCAAGCCCGATCGCGTGGCCCAACTCGTGTTCAACTGTGTTGACAATTCTTTGGTGAGTATAGCCGTATATCAAATTATACAGGTAGAAAGTATTTAACTGAATTTTGGCTTTAGCAATGAGCTTGTTTTTGGGATTATAGGTAACTTGGGTTTGTCCTGCCGCGTCTGTTTCAGAATCAAACATTGGTTCAATCGTAATTTGAGACTTTTTTTGCTTGCTCTTTTTAAAAGTAAAAGCATTGGTATCATTCCATGCTTTAATTGCCTCATTGCTAGCATCAACTAATTCGGGGTCATCATTTAGGTCAAGATAAACTGTTGCAGTTGGCTTTTTCCAGTGACAATTTTTACTTTTATTTTTAGTAGTTTTGGTTTTGCTCTTTTTCTTGACCTTTTTAGACTTCTTAGCTTTTTTAGCTGCAACGATTTCATCTGGGAAACTTGACTGTGAATTATCAGGCTCAAGAGCAGTTGCGGTACTAGTAAAGGTTAAGGCAGCGATTATGGCATATATGAATTTACGCCAAAATTTTAGCGGTTTTTTCATTGATTAGTTATCCTCCAACACTTGTTATTATAGAAGAAAAAATTAACTTTTTCATGAATTATTATTAAACTTTATAAATCAGCTCGAGATATTATATATAA
This DNA window, taken from Lactobacillus sp. ESL0684, encodes the following:
- a CDS encoding matrixin family metalloprotease, which translates into the protein MKKPLKFWRKFIYAIIAALTFTSTATALEPDNSQSSFPDEIVAAKKAKKSKKVKKKSKTKTTKNKSKNCHWKKPTATVYLDLNDDPELVDASNEAIKAWNDTNAFTFKKSKQKKSQITIEPMFDSETDAAGQTQVTYNPKNKLIAKAKIQLNTFYLYNLIYGYTHQRIVNTVEHELGHAIGLDHNQGKSVMYPSGSLYDIQPIDVKNVNKIYQKK
- a CDS encoding histidine phosphatase family protein; its protein translation is MKRIYIVRHGQTYINRYNKMQGWCDTPLTQKGITGAEQAGETLRDVPFDIALSSDLKRASDTCDIIIEHNQNHDELQHIASPYFREQFYGYFEGMDSDMAWQMIGGPHGYQNHYDLLKNESIDTAKDWLKEADPFHDAENAAEYWARLDKGFKLISELDGAENILLVTHGFTIRSIAARYSNFDISVSPRNASITMMTMTNQKMEVTSYNKMEL